TACTCACAGTCGCTTCTGTGGTGCTGCAAATAAAAGCAGGGCACTTTTATCTGTAAACAGGCTGGATTATTCACCCACAGTCTGAACAGTAAAGGACTGAAAGTTAACATTAACATTTTAGAAGATAAGATGAAGAGATTTTTTATGAATTAATAAATGAagatacaggtagttcttctataatgcgatggttgtgttcttgtacaACCCCGGATTATTGAAAAATCACAATTTAGAAACAACACTTAAAGCCTTGTCATGTGATCGTGTGACAAtcaacacacgttttaaaagtttgtgctttagaacaGTGTTTCCAATTCGGCaattgtgttacagtgaattcATGTTAACAAAATGCACATTACAGCAGAACAACATTTATTCATTCTGTGGACATAGTGACTGAATGAGCTAGTCAACAGAGCTGAAAATTAGACCACAGGATTTTTTAATAGAGTAATTTATTTGAAGAATTGCTTGTATCTAATATTTTCCTTTGTCATCACACATAATTATTCTCTCCTGCATAATCAATTTCATAACTATTTtaatttgacaaaaatataacaCCTAAACTCACACAAAGTTGTTATACTAATAAACATTTGGCAAAAGATATTTGTTTATTTGCACTTGATTTACTTGTCTCAACTCTAGTTTAATTTGACTCTCAAATTTTACAGTATGATTTCTACTAATTATTCTCTACCTCCCACACTTTCACTCTTAAAATTGTCAGTACCAAAATTTATATCTACACCTAATTTCTCAGTGTTGACTCATGCTGTGAATTTTACATCACCAGCATCAAAGTGAAACTGAACTATCAATGACTTTGTTTTCAATGTCACCATCTGCATTTTCAATGTTTGTTGAAATATCAAAGTTTTCAGATAGACCACATAGGAAGTTGTTCTTCTTGTATTAAAGTGAAGTGATTTAGTTTGTGGTGATCCTATTCAGCTGTTATATGTTTTCAAGACATGTTTTGATTTTTTTGTAATTTCCATAAGAATAACATTTAATGGGTTGGAGGTTCATTTAAAGGTTACAACTTGTTTTTGTGTAACATTGAAAGTGGGTCCTTTTCACTTTTTTCACCACAATATTAATGTATCTCTGATTTATTGCCCGTACATTTTGAATCTGACTCAGTTCTGTGATGAGGACCAAAGTTGCAAACCTCTTTAAGGAGGACTTAGTCTCTTTCTTGTAGCTCTGGTAGTTCTTGCATTCTGTGGCTCTCAGTCAACTTCTTGCATTCTTACTCTGCCCTCTACACCTTCTCTTTCACTATCTGCGGCCTTTTAGATTTTGTCAATTTAATGCCTTTTTTTCTTTAGCCTCTCTATTACTTCTGTTTGTTCATGCTGCCTGCCACTTTCCCTTTCCAAGTAACAACATATCTTGTTTCAGAATATAAATTATATAATACAAACCTACATGAAATAAACAAATGAAGGAGGACTGAAGGTAAATTTTTATGATTTATGATGTAAATTTGGAACGTGTGGTTATGGTCATGTCTGAGTTGCACTGTCAGTGCAGATACAGTGTAGGAAGATCCCCAACCAGAAGTTGAAAGCCTTTTGGTTGTTTAGATTGTTAGATGTCAATCATCCCATATCATGCCCTTCGATCCAAGGTAACATCTACTAATTTTGATTGAGATCAGCCAAGAACTTCGGAGGAGTTTATGACCAAGCAGAAAGACACATTTCACAAACATCAGCTTGATTCATCAATAGTATTTGTCCTGCCCTTTCAGTGATTACCTGGACTTGCTGCTGACATTACTGCTGAGTTGCCACAAAACAATTGTATTATTTTCTGTCTTCTTTCTGTTTTTCATGATCAGGTGTATTCTAGATGTCAGGATAATTATGGTGTACTGCTGCAGAATCGCTGGCATATTGCTCATCAAAGCACTTTACTCTTTTCAACGAAAATTGGCTTCAGGTCCGCCCTACTCCATGTTTATTAGTGAAGGGGAGCTCCTAAAATAACTGTCTGCTCATCGGAACCAACTGAAGTTTGACTTCAAAATACTAACTCTGTGGATTCAAATGTATCCATTGCAAATGTTAAACTTGCATTCAGCAACATTTGCATATTTGCAACTCTCAGTTCACGTCATATGAATCTTTCATTTTGGGTAGTGCACTATTATGAAACACTTGCTATTTGTTAGAACATAAAATGGCAGCTATTGCATGATTCTGTGAAATGAATGCACTCTGAGAAGCCAACCTATAATTCAAGGTAGAATATTTGGCATAATTTAATTCTTATACATTGTCAAATATTGCTTGCCAAATTGGTGTTTGTTCAATGTACAATAGCCATTAATTTCCTTTTAAATCTGTACTCCTAAATTTATCCCAAAAATCATTAGTGAACTAAACGACAAGTATTCAATAAGGAAATTGGCATTAAAAGCAAGATAGTTTTTTCAAATGCCTTAACCaccctctatgtttctatatttgcTTTAGGTTAAACAGTGGTCCTCTGCTACCTTCTTCATCCAGGCCCAAACCTGGAAAGGATGTCACATATTGGAGACGAAGAGGGCAAGACTTCAGTGTTTTACTGGATTACACAAACCGCGGGGACTCAGGCTGCAAAGGAAATAATGTGACAAAAGATCTAAACAATCCAAATGCTGAACAACAAGGGAAATGTTCACAAGATGTACGGCTGAAGAACATGCAACACAAACCAGAAGTAACGAGAATGAATGAGCAAAAAGGTTGGATGTCAGAAtgtcagagtgtgacagtgaaAGAGATGGTTGAAGACAAGTGGAGAATGCCAGAGGATCGTAAGTGCCAGAGCTTGGGGACAGAGGAATGGAAAGCGTCTTTAGGAAGACAGCTGTCTGATGGTGATGGAAACAAATTGAAACAGGGCATATTGCCTCATGTGGTTGATGGTGAAGAATTAAAAAGAGAAGGATTACCATACATAAAGAAGGAAAAGTCTCAGTCATTGCCCAGAGTTATACCAGAAAGTAATGGTAAGGAATTTCAAACAGGTCTATATTATGTAGATATGCCTgggtttgacagaaacagagtgGAAAATCAATTTTTGAAAGATGATCTTGTGTTGCAGGATAATGGTTCTTATTGTCATCCTAAATCAAGTACAAAGTGGACAGAAAATTTCAGGCCGTGTGCTCAGTTGCCAAAAGCAAAGTTGACTAGACCACTGAAACCTCCTTCATATGAATTGTATCAGCAAATCAGGAGAAGTTCAGAAATGATACCCAATCTCCATCTACACGGAGAAACTGATGGGCAAGTGGCTCCTTTTGCCAATGACAGTGAAGCAAGTGTTGATACTAATTGCTGCCTTCAAGCTCCTGCTGGTAGCAGCTTGGAACCTCCTGTCTATGTGCCTCCCCCATCCTACAAAGCACCACCTCAGCAGAACGCTGGTAAGAAATGTTTTGAAAAAGTGCCTGCTTGTGATAGCACATCTCAGCCCTTTCAGTCAGTGGATACTGTTACTGATCAGTCACACTGGTGTTTAGATAACCAGGAGAGTGATCATGCTCAGCAGAAACATATCTCTCATGATAGCGGCACAAAGCAACATCTGCAAACCAAGAGTGTTAGTGATGATGTAGGTAAAAATATCCCTCACAAAAGACAACCCTATAGTTCTTCACATAATGGCTACACAGATGACCAAAAGGCTTTTGTCAAGTACATACCATTTAATGATCCACGATTAAGACACATTACTATAGTGCAATCTGAGAAGCAAAACAGTGAAGCCAATCATAAGTATGAACCGTGGAAAGCAAAGGACAATGTTGTAGATGGAAACAAGACATTTGGACCATCAGACCATTGCAGTGCCTTTTCTGTTCCATCAGGATCATATTATTCCACTCAGGCAGGCCTGAGGCCTATTACTGATACTATGACTAGCAACAAATGGTTTGTAGCATCCAAGTCAGAGATTGAGAATGGTACTAAGTCTGAACGTTGTTCTAAACCATATCTGGACAACCAGTTTAACAACTCATTCAAATGTAATTCCAGGGTTCTTTCAACCTTAAACCATCCTGTTGGTTATCCGCATTCAAATGCCAATTCTAAAGCAGAATCGCATGTGCATCAAGACAGTGTTGAAACCATTACCCAGGTGAAGAAGTGGGAACCAGATTCCCAGAGTTTTGAGGCACAAGAGAAGAAACACTCCAAAAGAAGAATTTCAGAAACAATATTTTGTCTTGTTTCCGTGCCAGTTAAAACATGCGAAGAAGAGTCAAATGAAGATGTCTTTGTTAATGACGTGAGAAATGGGAGCATTGACAGTATTCTGAATGACAGCACTGGAAACTTAACAGAGCAAAGTTTTTTAAGCATGTCTTCCTCCGACTTGGAATTACAAGCTCTGACAGGAAACATGATCTCAGAAAATGGGTTGAAGCGACCTGAGCCTTGGAATGAAGTTAGCAATAGACGTACGGTTAGCTATAATTTTAACCAGCACAGAGAATTAACAGCTTCTGGCTCTTGGCCGGGTGACCAGTATAGGGATCAAGAAACGCAAACAAGCTTCATTAAAGGTCCCCGTACCACTCGGTCATTCACTGGTGCTATGAAAAATATTAGAACACGCAGCCAGATTCAAAGTCAGAATGACTCAGAACCTGAATGCGGTACATTAATGCAAGGGGATAAAAGGAATGCAGAAGTTACAGCCGTCAATGACCAGAAACGTAAGCTGAAAAACTGTTCAATAAATGGTCAGGCAAACTTGTATCCCTCTACTGGTAGTGCTTTCTCAAAGGCAGCTCCTAAACAGCATCAGGTCAATCACATTAGCTCACACCAAAGTCATGTTCACGGGGCTTCGAGATGCTCACAGAAAGAAAGTGGAGGTGGAAGTGTGGTGGATCAGTTGGAAAAGAGCAGAGCGGTTTCACAGACATCGTCAAGCAGTGGCAGAGAGGCAGTCGGGTTTGGTCAGTTCCTCTTGAAACCTGTAAGCCGCCGTCCTTGGGACGCAATTAGTGAATTAGAAAGTTTCAACAAAGAGATTCAGGAGCAAGAGGATCGCAATGTTCAGGAACTGCAGAAGGAAGCTGAAGACAGTGAGCTTAGTGCAAATCAGTCAATACACCCAGACAATGATTTTTCAGACAATCAGACTTACCAAACACCTGAGTTGTATGTGTCTGAAAAATCATCAGTCAAGCTGATCAAGCCCAAAGAAAAGAAGGACAGCAGCAGTGATAAAAGTTGCTCAAGTTACACTAATTTTACCCCTGATGTACAGGACCATTCTAAAAGATCTGCTGTTAATCACAAATTGAGCAGCCAGTCAATCAATCAATTCCAAAAACCCATCAATAAAAGAACAACTGATACCAAAAGTAGCACAATTCTAAATGTATTCACAACAAAGAATGCCTATTTCAGTAAATTAAAAAATGAAAACAACTTGGAGGACACCAAGAGCAAAAGGCAGTGTATAAACATCAATGGAGTTCGAACACCTATGTGTCAGTTAATTGAAGAACAGACAGAAAGCACAAATGATCCGGACACACCAAACAAAGTGATGGTGCCAGACACCGAAGCTCAGCCAGCTCTAGAAACTGAATGTAATGACAGTATTGGAAAAATGTTCACTCACTTGGACAATGATCAGGGTTACTCAGAACCTATTCTGAACTCTCTAAACTGTCACAAAAGCACAAAGCCAAAAACTGACAACCTATACGACCTCTTAGAGCAAAAACCTGTGGAAGGAATTTCGAGAACTGAATCATTAGAAGAAAGAGCTGCTCGGATTTTGGGAATAGATGTAGCTGGAGAAACCTTGATTTCTCCAGTGAAGAAGACATCACAtcagaatacaggagaaaatgaGACAAAACCTCCTTCTGATGTGCAACTGGGCCATAACGGTAATCATTTTGTGGCAGACAGGAAAAATGCTTCAGTGGGACAGACAGGACACATCGAGGAGAAATCTTTGGAAAGCAACAAGCTTTCAGAATGGAAACAAAACCCTCTGTATGGAAGCTCAAGTGGAAATAATTTACATGAGAATAAATTGCTGAAGCATCTTGCTGAAAGTAACAAGGAGTCAGGGAAAAGGGCCATCATAAACGAGTTCTTTCATGGACCTTTCAAGGAGTTTTATAATTGGACTGATGCAAATTGCTGTCTGAGTGCAGAAAGCAAGGCTGTCTCTGTCCCAGGTGCAGACAGGAAAGGTCGAAATTCTTCAGAGAAGATTGAGTCATTGCAAGGCAAAATTTCATCATCTCCCCCAAACCGAACAGCTCTCAGCCGCTTGGCCAGAATGAAAGAAGTAGATTCGGTTTCCCGTATCAGACGTCTCAGCATCAAAAGTACAGGTTCTGGTGATGATTTTGATGAGGAAAAATGtagaacagagaggggagaagaagaagCAGATTACATGTTGGCCAGACAGGAAGAACTCTGCACAGCAAGGAAGAGAGTCATATCACTGGACCAAGATTTGGAACCTATTGCATCTTCAATGACAGCTGATTCTGAGCACAGACAGGTGGCAGGTACGTCCTTACAGTACATCATGCCTAAAGTCTTAATATCTCAGAGACTGGAGGATGGGTACTTGTAGAATCATAAATATAGTGATGAATTTAGTATTAACAATCTTAACAAATTATTGTCgtcccagctgatgttattactggacatGTCAGATTCCAGAGTGAAATTGTGATTGATAGATCATGTTTTATTTGGGTTTAACTTGCTTATTTTTCATAATGTTGCAGATTTGGCTTTAACAATAAACAGTAgaattagaatccttacagtgtggaaacaggctctttgacccaacaagtccacactgaccctccgaagagtaaaccacccagacccatttccctaaaatatacatctgcagtccttgtttttacctaatgcacctaacctacacatccctggacactatgggcaatttagcatggccaatccacctaacctgcatatctttggagttTGGGGGAAaacaaagcacccagaggaaacccacacagacacagggagaatgtgcaagctccacacagacagtggcctgaggctggaatcaaacccaggtccctagcgctgtgaggcagtgctaaccactgagccactgtgctgccttggTAGTTTAATAAAGAAAAGAAATGTAGAATAAACCAGCTTATTTATGTATAACACAAatttaaagattttgaaacacGTGTTAACATATAATCCTGTTAATTTCTAAAAGACCCCTGTACAGTACCCAATGGCATTCCTTTACAGcccttcctgataaagggcttttgcctgaaacgtcgattctcctgctcctcggatgctgcctgacctgctgtgcttttcgaacaccacattctcgactctaatctccagtatctatAGTCCGCACTTTCACCTTCTTTGTACAATTCCTACATAAGAGAAAACTCACCTTCCTGAACACCTCCCAGTCTGGAAAATCTAATAAATTCTTCCTGGAGTTTTTATAGACCTGAGCTTAAATATTCTCAGCTTCAAAAGACCTCTTTGGGGTTTTAACAATATGTCATTGATCTGGAACCATTACTAAACTCCTTACTCGAAGGTTAACCAATTTTTAATGTCTATTTGTATCCTTTCTCAGGAACACTTTCACACATCCATCATCATCCAAGactgagcataagaggtacagttagtaagttagcagatgacaccaaaattggaggtgtattggatagcgaagagggttacctcagattacaataggatcttgaccaggtgggccaatgggatgagaagcggcagatggcgtttaacttagataaatgtgaggtgttgtgttttgggaaagcaaatcttagcaggacttacacatttaatggtaaggtactagggagtgttgctaaacaaagagaccttggagtgcaggttcatagctctttgaaagtggagtctcaggtagataagatagtgaagaaggcatttggtatgctttcttttattggtcagagtattgagtgcaagagtttggaggtcatattgcggctgtacaggacataagttagaccactgttggaatattgcatgcaattctggtcttcttcctatcggaaagatgttgtgaaacttgaaagccttcagaaaagatttacaaggacattgccagggttggaggatttgagctatagggagaggctgaacaggctggggctgttttccctggagcgtcggaagctgaggggtgaccttatagaggtttacaaaattatgaggggcatagataggataaatagacaaagtcctttccctggggtgggggagtccagaactagagggcataggtttagggtgaggggaaagatataaaagagacctaaggggcaactttttcacacagagggtggtacgtgtatggaatgagctgccagaggatgtggtggaggctggtacaattgcaacatttaagaggcatttggatgggtatatgaataggaagggtttggagggatatgggccgggtgctgtcaggtgggacgagattgggttgggatgtctggttggcatgtatgggttggactgaagggtctgtttccaagctgtacatctctatgactctatgacttccacAGAACTGCCCTAGACTGAAAAGAAAACTAAATCCTTCTTTTTTCCAGCTTTGGGCGTTTTCCCAACCTTACAAAAAACAAGCCAGGAAACATAGATCAGAAAACTTAAGGTTTTGTTCTGTGTATATTGCTCAGTCATAAACCCTCCTAATATAAACTAAACACCATTAGCTCTGGAAGGTACCTCTCCATCCAAGtagttttaaaataaatcaccatggctacaggCATAATTACAAGTTAGTTATTAAAGTCAACAAGGCAGTCACTTCAATATGACTACCTGCTGAATACTAGCAAATAGGGAACAGAAATAATTGCTCCTGATTCACAGAAATATGGTAGTTATATGAAAAACAGCACAATTCCAATAGGAAATGATATCTTTGTGAAAGGGGTACTTACTATAATCAGTATTTGCATCATAACTGTGTCATGTAAATTATATTTCATCCTTGCATAGAATCCATGAGGGCTAAATCCATCAGCTTATAAAACGGGAACATGATGCTTAATTAACCTATATTTGTGATTGAAATTCAGTTTACATTGATGTTCCCTCTTAGGTGCATGGCTTCATATACATGCAGAGCTgacaagtgtggcactggaaaagcacagcaggtcaggcagcatctgaggatcaggagagtcaatgtttcagactaatgcccaaaacgttgactgtcctgctcctcggatgctgcctgacctgctgtgcttttccagcacgacacttttcaactctgaagtccagcatctgcagtcctcactttctcctgcatgtACATGCAGCCACACTGAGGGTCCACATATGGTAATCAGCTGACCCACAGCATTCACAGCATTTGCTTTCGGTTCAGGAGGTTGTTGCTATGCGCAGGCTTTAGAGATCTGCACAAAAGAAAAATTAATTAACAAGAATGTGGGTTAACCTTCCAATTTAGAGTGTTCATTTCAATTTTATTTGCTCAATTTCATTTGgattttgttttcaaatttcATTTGCTCAACTTCTGCATGCTTGTGAGTCCAAATAACCTTTATGTATGTCAATGCAAATACAGAAGATATTGCACCTCCATAACCGCTCATAAATGAGTTAATAAGAATGAAAATTTAGTCCCTGAAAGCCAAAGTCTATCCCCTAAAAGAGATCACCACATAGTAACTGCCTGGCCCATCTAAATAGTCTGGATAAGTTTGCTTAGGTGATGTATTTGACTGCCACTGCTATAAAGCAGAATGGCTTTTGTTAAAAGAATCCAAGCTAGACAGGAAGTTAACACAATTGCAAATTTCACCATATAGTCATTCCTGAATATATGCAGCCTGGGAGATGCCACCTTTGTTTTCAAGGAATGAATTGCTTCAGTGATTCAAGATTTTTCCTGGCTCCGAGTTAGCTGGGTATTCCTTTAATGGCAAGTTGAAAACTCTTCTCGTTCCTTTGCTGCCATCTTCTTCACCATTCCCATCTTTCCATCTTTATAGCCTTTTTCTCTCCCCATCAACCCTTTGTAGTCTTCTTCATCCAAATGCTTCCTCTTCCAGCTTCCTCCTCCCTGCCCCTCAGCCTCCTTCCCCAACATACAGCCCCTTTCTTCTCCATATTTATCCCACTGCCCTTGCATCTCCTTTGTTTTGGCTAAGTACATCTCCCTGAGACTCCAGGCCCAGTTGACAGGACTCCCATCACAACCCCTGCCAAACTCCAGACTCAGTCCACAGCAAGccactgacacactgttacagccATGACCGTAATTAGCTCAGAATAGAACCAAGCcttcccacccctcactgtcagcACCTATGAAAATACATTCAGTCAAGATAGTTCTTTTTCCATTAGTCATAGATATCTTTAAAAACCTGATATGCAGCAAGTTAATAACTGACTTGCTGTTGATCGAAACTAACTCTGATCTGTTCCTGCCACTTCCCACTCCTACTCAATATTTTGCTCCATTACAGCTGATCATTTATTTTTATGTCAGCTTTCAGCTTGCTTGCCACTGCTGCTGCCCCACCCAGCCCCCAGTGCTTCTGACAACAACAATTTGCATGTATGTAGCATTTTTTAATGTTAAACTGCTCGTGGCACTTCACAGTGTTATAAATCAATGTGGATTACGTTATCCAAACACAGGGAACACCGAATGTCCTGGGCAGGAGGTTCTGGTCTCCAACTCAATGTGGATCAACATGAGGTGATATTCAAATGGATAaaatcatagaagccctacagtgtggaaagagaccatACAGCCCATCTGGTCAACACTGTccttccgaagagtatcccacttgGATCCACCCTCCTACCCTTTtaatgtaaccctgcattttccatggctaatccacctcgcctgcacatccttgaacactatgggtaacttagcgttgccagtccacctaacctgcacatctttcgacaaGGATAAACCTTAACTCAGTTTCGCTGTCCACACatcctgccagacttgctgattttctccagcataCTCAGTTTTTCCAGGAGACATTTCTCCCATCACCGTTTTTGCCAGGCAGCTACTGTTCAAATTGCCTGCTAAGTATCAGAATCAATCAGTGTATATGATATCAGTCAGTATAACGGGATCAACAACTATTCCTTAGTGTTTTTGTCTTCCACACAGGCAAGAACAACACAAGAGCATCACTCCAACATTTTCATTACAACTTTACATAATCCCTACTTGAACCTATCAGAGTAATCACCGTAATTTTCAATATAGTCATTCAAAACCCCTCTTAAAAAAGCATATTTAATTTAAAAGCAATTGTATTTTGCTGAAGTAGTCTTCAATTCAAAACA
The nucleotide sequence above comes from Chiloscyllium punctatum isolate Juve2018m chromosome 8, sChiPun1.3, whole genome shotgun sequence. Encoded proteins:
- the jcada gene encoding junctional cadherin 5-associated protein isoform X2, translated to MICLRLNSGPLLPSSSRPKPGKDVTYWRRRGQDFSVLLDYTNRGDSGCKGNNVTKDLNNPNAEQQGKCSQDVRLKNMQHKPEVTRMNEQKGWMSECQSVTVKEMVEDKWRMPEDRKCQSLGTEEWKASLGRQLSDGDGNKLKQGILPHVVDGEELKREGLPYIKKEKSQSLPRVIPESNGKEFQTGLYYVDMPGFDRNRVENQFLKDDLVLQDNGSYCHPKSSTKWTENFRPCAQLPKAKLTRPLKPPSYELYQQIRRSSEMIPNLHLHGETDGQVAPFANDSEASVDTNCCLQAPAGSSLEPPVYVPPPSYKAPPQQNAGKKCFEKVPACDSTSQPFQSVDTVTDQSHWCLDNQESDHAQQKHISHDSGTKQHLQTKSVSDDVGKNIPHKRQPYSSSHNGYTDDQKAFVKYIPFNDPRLRHITIVQSEKQNSEANHKYEPWKAKDNVVDGNKTFGPSDHCSAFSVPSGSYYSTQAGLRPITDTMTSNKWFVASKSEIENGTKSERCSKPYLDNQFNNSFKCNSRVLSTLNHPVGYPHSNANSKAESHVHQDSVETITQVKKWEPDSQSFEAQEKKHSKRRISETIFCLVSVPVKTCEEESNEDVFVNDVRNGSIDSILNDSTGNLTEQSFLSMSSSDLELQALTGNMISENGLKRPEPWNEVSNRRTVSYNFNQHRELTASGSWPGDQYRDQETQTSFIKGPRTTRSFTGAMKNIRTRSQIQSQNDSEPECGTLMQGDKRNAEVTAVNDQKRKLKNCSINGQANLYPSTGSAFSKAAPKQHQVNHISSHQSHVHGASRCSQKESGGGSVVDQLEKSRAVSQTSSSSGREAVGFGQFLLKPVSRRPWDAISELESFNKEIQEQEDRNVQELQKEAEDSELSANQSIHPDNDFSDNQTYQTPELYVSEKSSVKLIKPKEKKDSSSDKSCSSYTNFTPDVQDHSKRSAVNHKLSSQSINQFQKPINKRTTDTKSSTILNVFTTKNAYFSKLKNENNLEDTKSKRQCININGVRTPMCQLIEEQTESTNDPDTPNKVMVPDTEAQPALETECNDSIGKMFTHLDNDQGYSEPILNSLNCHKSTKPKTDNLYDLLEQKPVEGISRTESLEERAARILGIDVAGETLISPVKKTSHQNTGENETKPPSDVQLGHNGNHFVADRKNASVGQTGHIEEKSLESNKLSEWKQNPLYGSSSGNNLHENKLLKHLAESNKESGKRAIINEFFHGPFKEFYNWTDANCCLSAESKAVSVPGADRKGRNSSEKIESLQGKISSSPPNRTALSRLARMKEVDSVSRIRRLSIKSTGSGDDFDEEKCRTERGEEEADYMLARQEELCTARKRVISLDQDLEPIASSMTADSEHRQVADVYDPSKVETV
- the jcada gene encoding junctional cadherin 5-associated protein isoform X1, which gives rise to MFSVEDLLISHGYQPPKKSSKDKPLPSDENTYTSCRCEGRENKPSHGTVNGYETDTGAYSASRHTRSLEGSYSDSEGRDRRARRQAGVSCCADVQRLPTSTTREAWLNSGPLLPSSSRPKPGKDVTYWRRRGQDFSVLLDYTNRGDSGCKGNNVTKDLNNPNAEQQGKCSQDVRLKNMQHKPEVTRMNEQKGWMSECQSVTVKEMVEDKWRMPEDRKCQSLGTEEWKASLGRQLSDGDGNKLKQGILPHVVDGEELKREGLPYIKKEKSQSLPRVIPESNGKEFQTGLYYVDMPGFDRNRVENQFLKDDLVLQDNGSYCHPKSSTKWTENFRPCAQLPKAKLTRPLKPPSYELYQQIRRSSEMIPNLHLHGETDGQVAPFANDSEASVDTNCCLQAPAGSSLEPPVYVPPPSYKAPPQQNAGKKCFEKVPACDSTSQPFQSVDTVTDQSHWCLDNQESDHAQQKHISHDSGTKQHLQTKSVSDDVGKNIPHKRQPYSSSHNGYTDDQKAFVKYIPFNDPRLRHITIVQSEKQNSEANHKYEPWKAKDNVVDGNKTFGPSDHCSAFSVPSGSYYSTQAGLRPITDTMTSNKWFVASKSEIENGTKSERCSKPYLDNQFNNSFKCNSRVLSTLNHPVGYPHSNANSKAESHVHQDSVETITQVKKWEPDSQSFEAQEKKHSKRRISETIFCLVSVPVKTCEEESNEDVFVNDVRNGSIDSILNDSTGNLTEQSFLSMSSSDLELQALTGNMISENGLKRPEPWNEVSNRRTVSYNFNQHRELTASGSWPGDQYRDQETQTSFIKGPRTTRSFTGAMKNIRTRSQIQSQNDSEPECGTLMQGDKRNAEVTAVNDQKRKLKNCSINGQANLYPSTGSAFSKAAPKQHQVNHISSHQSHVHGASRCSQKESGGGSVVDQLEKSRAVSQTSSSSGREAVGFGQFLLKPVSRRPWDAISELESFNKEIQEQEDRNVQELQKEAEDSELSANQSIHPDNDFSDNQTYQTPELYVSEKSSVKLIKPKEKKDSSSDKSCSSYTNFTPDVQDHSKRSAVNHKLSSQSINQFQKPINKRTTDTKSSTILNVFTTKNAYFSKLKNENNLEDTKSKRQCININGVRTPMCQLIEEQTESTNDPDTPNKVMVPDTEAQPALETECNDSIGKMFTHLDNDQGYSEPILNSLNCHKSTKPKTDNLYDLLEQKPVEGISRTESLEERAARILGIDVAGETLISPVKKTSHQNTGENETKPPSDVQLGHNGNHFVADRKNASVGQTGHIEEKSLESNKLSEWKQNPLYGSSSGNNLHENKLLKHLAESNKESGKRAIINEFFHGPFKEFYNWTDANCCLSAESKAVSVPGADRKGRNSSEKIESLQGKISSSPPNRTALSRLARMKEVDSVSRIRRLSIKSTGSGDDFDEEKCRTERGEEEADYMLARQEELCTARKRVISLDQDLEPIASSMTADSEHRQVADVYDPSKVETV